Proteins encoded by one window of Dioscorea cayenensis subsp. rotundata cultivar TDr96_F1 chromosome 6, TDr96_F1_v2_PseudoChromosome.rev07_lg8_w22 25.fasta, whole genome shotgun sequence:
- the LOC120263465 gene encoding RNA cytosine C(5)-methyltransferase NSUN2, which produces MGGGHKRGRTQRKHFKQSKENVWKYKNGSDEASKKTRSSDPSDENPNPNPSWQPFATQNTGFEEYYKAQGIVPENEWEEFICVLRKPLPAAFRINSSGQFFRDILSQLEDDFMKSLEAEIDNENEIDAIRPLPWYPGKLAWHSNFSRMQLRKNQTLERFHEFLKQENEVGNITRQEAVSMVPPLFLDVLPDHHILDMCAAPGSKTFQLLEMIHQLDKPGLLPNGLVIANDVDVQRCNLLIHQTKRMCSANLIVTNHEAQHFPNCSLKSCTENSTGEEARKHTLQFDRVLCDVPCTGDGTLRKAPDIWRKWNAGMGNGLHRLQVDIAMRGLALLKVGGRMVYSTCSMNPVENEAVVAEVLRRSGDSVELLDVSGELPELIRRPGLKTWKVRDRGLWLASYRDVPRYRRGVITPSMFPSDQCFKLDQTEHDNMQEETVTIDAVTGTENASSLELSHDGGNNVETIETAVDMKEAVSNVHEVSGMSSSPEDLDGEIKVEVSSYPLECCMRIVPHDQNSGAFFIAVLKKISPLQAVPENQTSQSTKRKQKIPRNSNENLEVENAEIKPSECIPDQHHHTSAEEPSNDSSKIDQSSLKTTDVEPALPSNQLNDIENELEEVEPSGIGENEKVSKGKLQIQGRWRGVDPVVFFQEKTIIDSIRSFYGICESFPLEGHLVTRNTDANHVKRIYYISKSVHDILQLNFKVGQRLKITSLGLKTFERQASKDCSSLCSFRLSSEGLPLLLPYISKQILHASLLDFQHLLQYRTIKFPDFVNSDFREKATNLMPGCCVVTLNEGNKPIDEILLDASTIAIVCWKGKTNLSIMVSQLDAQELRERLSLRFPSEVTISEDKENNSNSEAEAKKISVDNESTDDFRS; this is translated from the exons ATGGGCGGAGGTCATAAGCGCGGCCGCACGCAGCGGAAGCACTTCAAGCAGAGCAAGGAGAACGTCTGGAAGTACAAGAACGGAAGCGACGAGGCCTCCAAGAAGACGCGCTCGTCTGATCCCTCTGACgagaaccctaaccctaacccctCCTGGCAACCCTTTGCCACCCAGAACACTGGCTTTGAAGAATACTACAAG GCGCAAGGCATTGTGCCTGAAAATGAATGGGAAGAGTTTATTTGTGTCCTCCGAAAACCATTGCCTGCTGCATTTAGAATCAATTCCAG TGGTCAATTTTTCCGCGATATTCTTTCTCAGCTGGAAGATGACTTCATGAAATCCTTGGAAGCTGAG ATTGACAATGAGAATGAAATAGATGCTATTAGACCTCTGCCTTGGTATCCTGGGAAACTAGCTTGGCATTCAAATTTCTCCAGAATGCagctaaggaaaaatcaaaccCTTGAGAG GTTCCATGAATTTTTAAAGCAGGAGAATGAGGTTGGGAACATAACAAGACAAGAGGCTGTTAGCATG GTACCTCCACTTTTCTTGGATGTTCTTCCAGATCACCATATACTTGACA TGTGTGCAGCTCCTGGATCCAAAACATTCCAATTGCTTGAAATGATACACCAATTAGATAAACCTGGATTACTTCCTAATGGGCTG GTAATAGCAAATGATGTTGATGTACAAAGGTGCAATCTCCTTATCCATCAAACAAAAAGGATGTGCAGTGCTAACTTGATAGTAACAAATCATGAAGCTCAGCACTTCCCAAATTGTTCATTAAAAAGTTGCACAGAGAATTCTACAGGAGAAGAGGCAAGAAAACATACTTTGCAATTTGATCGTGTGCTATGTGATGTTCCCTGCACTGGTGATGGCACTTTGCGTAAGGCTCCTGATATCTGGAGAAAATG GAATGCAGGGATGGGCAATGGGCTTCATCGTCTTCAAGTAGACATTGCTATGCGTG GGCTAGCTTTGCTTAAAGTTGGCGGAAGAATGGTTTATTCTACTTGCTCTATGAATCCAGTTGAAAATGAGGCTGTCGTTGCTGAG GTTCTTCGGAGAAGTGGGGATTCAGTTGAGTTACTTGATGTTTCTGGGGAGCTTCCTGAGTTGATTCGCCGCCCAGGCCTTAAAACATGGAAG GTGCGGGATAGAGGTCTTTGGCTAGCTTCATATAGAGACGTACCTAGATATAGGAGAGGTGTCATTACACCTAGTATGTTCCCTTCTGATCAATGCTTCAAGTTGGACCAGACAGAGCATGATAACATGCAAGAAGAGACGGTGACAATTGATGCTGTTACTGGGACAGAAAATGCTAGTAGTTTGGAATTGAGTCATGATGGTGGTAACAACGTGGAAACTATTGAGACTGCTGTTGACATGAAAGAAGCTGTGAGTAATGTACACGAAGTTTCTGGCATGAGCAGTTCACCAGAAGATCTGGATGGTGAAATTAAAGTTGAAGTTTCAAGTTATCCTTTGGAATGTTGCATGCGGATTGTTCCTCATGATCAGAACAGCGGAGCCTTTTTCATTGCTGTCCTCAAGAAAATTTCTCCTTTGCAAG CTGTTCCTGAAAATCAGACTAGTCAATCCACCAAGCGGAAGCAGAAGATCCCAAGAAACTCAAACGAGAACCTTGAAGTTGAGAATGCAGAGATAAAACCATCTGAATGTATTCCAGATCAACATCACCATACTTCAGCTGAAGAGCCTTCAAATGACAGTTCCAAAATTGACCAATCATCACTCAAGACAACTGATGTTGAACCGGCATTACCATCCAATCAATTAAACGATATAGAAAATGAACTAGAAGAAGTGGAACCTAGTGGTATTGGTGAGAATGAAAAAGTTTCAAAGGGCAAGTTACAGATCCAAGGAAGGTGGAGAGGCGTTGATCCTGTAGTGTTTTTCCAAGAAAAAACAATTATTGATAGTATAAGGTCATTCTACGGCATCTGTGAATCTTTTCCCCTTGAAGGCCACCTTGTCACTAGAAACACTGATGCTAATCATGTGAAGAGGATTTACTACATATCAAAATCAGTTCATGACATCCTTCAACTCAACTTTAAAGTCGGCCAGCGACTTAAGATAACCTCCCTGGGCTTGAAGACATTC GAGCGGCAAGCGTCAAAAGATTGCTCATCACTGTGTTCATTCCGGTTATCATCAGAAGGATTGCCTTTACTGCTTCCATATATCAGCAAACAGATTTTACATGCATCATTACTCGACTTCCAGCACCTACTACAATACAGGACAATTAAATTTCCTGACTTCGTTAATTCTGATTTCAGAGAGAAGGCGACGAATCTGATGCCTGGTTGTTGTGTAGTCACTCTGAATGAAG GAAATAAACCTATTGATGAAATTCTACTGGATGCTTCGACCATCGCCATTGTTTGCTGGAAAGGCAAGACCAATCTCAGCATCATGGTCTCGCAGTTGGATGCGCAGGAACTTCGTGAAAGACTTTCATTACGATTTCCGTCTGAGGTTACAATATCAGAGGATAAGGAGAATAATTCTAACTCAGAAGCCGAGGCTAAAAAGATATCGGTAGATAACGAATCAACAGATGACTTTAGAAGCTGA
- the LOC120262947 gene encoding homeobox-leucine zipper protein HOX4-like isoform X1, which yields MKRRCLSSQPLGDGLLANDEEDIINTTTLSFQPIITQQQQQQQQQHKQEDQEEDDEEEDNYSSEALSSHHHHHHHHHHQQQQPSMLSDKKRRLSPSQLHALEQSFDLDNKLDPDRKLRLSLDLSLQPRQVAVWFQNRRARFKTKQLERDFSSLRSSYNSLQLQLDSLRHQNHLLLSDIKELKRKLEEKQTTSKGGGGGGGGGSSDSDSSAIMNEKQKSEDQIKKGNENEDQVVRFAEEEEEMEEPCSSFFNDEQPPSLLSWYCSDWC from the exons ATGAAGAGAAGGTGTTTGAGCTCACAACCTTTGGGAGATGGTCTTCTTGCTAATGATgaag AAGACATCATCAACACAACAACACTCTCCTTCCAACCCATCatcacacaacaacaacaacaacaacaacaacaacataaacaAGAAGACCAAGAAGAagacgacgaagaagaagacaaCTACTCATCTGAAGCACTATCttctcaccaccaccaccaccatcatcatcatcatcaacaacaacaaccatcaaTGCTTTCAGACAAAAAACGCCGTCTTTCCCCATCCCAACTTCACGCTCTTGAACAAAGCTTCGACCTTGATAACAAACTCGACCCTGACCGCAAACTCCGTCTCTCTCTCGACCTCTCCCTCCAACCCCGCCAAGTCGCCGTCTGGTTCCAAAACCGCCGCGCCCGCTTCAAAACCAAACAACTCGAACGCGACTTCTCCTCTCTCCGCTCCTCCTACAACTCTCTCCAACTCCAACTCGACTCTCTCCGCCACCAAAACCATCTCCTCCTCTCCGAC atAAAAGAGCTCAAGAGAAAGCTTGAAGAGAAGCAAACAACGtccaaaggaggaggaggaggaggaggtggaggaTCGTCGGACAGTGATTCTAGTGCAATAATGAATGAGAAACAAAAGAGTGAAGATCAGATAAAGAAAGGGAATGAGAATGAGGATCAAGTTGTGAGATttgcggaggaggaggaggagatggaagAACCTTGTAGTAGTTTCTTCAACGATGAACAACCACCCAGTCTTCTTAGCTGGTATTGCTCTGATTGGTgttga
- the LOC120263762 gene encoding dicarboxylate transporter 2.1, chloroplastic-like, which translates to MESSVLTRPFAPPSSTVLRRPLSIRSLPSLSPLHLAPNSLPTLRSRSLPHFPSPKPHLRLPPICASSPSSPPPKPTPVPLSGAKPLPLAISIAIGLAVRFLVPRPAEVSLQAWQLLSIFLSTIAGLVLGPLPVGAWAFLGLTASIVTRTLSFSAAFGAFTNEVIWLIVISFFFARGFVKTGLGDRIATYFVKWMGSSTLGLSYGLTVSEALIAPAMPSTTARGGGVFLPIIKSLSLSAGSRPGDPSARKVGSYLVMSQLQSAGNSSALFLTAAAQNLLCLKLAEGLGVVIGNPWVSWFKIASLPAIISLLATPYILYKIFPPETKDTPDAPAMATKKLEQMGPVTKNEWTMLGTMLLSVALWVFGDAFGIASVVAAMLGLSILLLLGVLEWDDCLSEKSAWDTLAWFAVLVGMAGQLTNLGIVPWMSNCVAKVLQSFSLSWPAAFCVLQASYFLIHYLFASQTGHVGALFSAFLAMHLAAGVPGVLAALALAYNTNLFGALTHYSSGQAAVYYGAGYIELPDVFKYGFVIALINALIWGVVGTFWWKFLGLY; encoded by the exons ATGGAGAGCTCCGTCCTTACCCGCCCCTTCGCGCCGCCTTCCTCCACCGTCCTCCGCCGGCCACTCTCCATCCGCTCGCTGCCTTCCCTCTCCCCTCTTCATCTCGCTCCCAACTCCCTCCCCACCCTCCGCTCTCGATCCCTTCCCCATTTCCCCTCCCCCAAGCCGCATCTCCGTCTCCCCCCCATCTGCGCCTCCTCACCCTCCTCCCCACCTCCAAAACCCACACCGGTCCCTCTGTCTGGCGCTAAGCCATTACCGCTAGCGATTTCCATCGCCATCGGTCTGGCCGTCCGCTTTTTGGTGCCTCGGCCTGCCGAAGTCTCGCTCCAAGCTTGGCAGcttctttccatctttctcTCCACCATCGCTGGCCTCGTCCTTGGCCCGCTTCCTGTTGGTGCCTGGGCCTTCCTTGGCCTCACCGCCTCCATCGTTACCCGCACTCTTTCCTTCTCCGCCGCCTTTGGTGCGTTCACTAATGAGGTGATTTGGTTGATTGTGATTTCATTCTTTTTCGCTCGCGGATTTGTGAAGACGGGCCTTGGAGACCGGATCGCTACCTACTTCGTGAAGTGGATGGGAAGTAGCACGCTTGGATTGTCGTATGGGCTTACTGTCAGTGAAGCTCTAATTGCTCCTGCAATGCCCAGTACGACGGCTAGGGGCGGCGGTGTGTTTTTGCCGATTATTAAATCGCTGTCGCTCTCCGCCGGCAGCCGGCCTGGGGATCCATCGGCGAGAAAGGTTGGATCATATTTGGTGATGTCGCAGTTGCAG TCAGCTGGTAACTCAAGTGCTCTTTTCCTAACTGCTGCAGCTCAAAACTTACTCTGCCTTAAACTAGCGGAGGGACTTGGGGTAGTGATTGGGAACCCATGGGTCTCTTGGTTTAAAATTGCAAGCTTACCAGCGATTATTTCACTTCTAGCTACTCCATATATTCTATATAAGATCTTCCCACCTGAGACCAAAGACACCCCTGATGCACCTGCTATGGCCACAAAAAAACTGGAACAAATGGGACCTGTAACAAAGAATGAATGGACTATGCTTGGCACCATGCTTCTTTCTGTAGCTTTGTGGGTCTTCGG GGATGCTTTTGGTATAGCAAGTGTTGTTGCAGCTATGCTTGGGTTGTCCATCCTTCTCCTTTTAGGTGTCTTGGAATGGGATGATTGTTTAAGTGAGAAGTCCGCATGGGACACTCTGGCCTGGTTTGCAGTGCTAGTTGGCATGGCTGGGCAACTTACAAACCTTGGGATTGTGCCATGGATGTCCAACTGTGTTGCTAAAGTCCTTCAATCTTTCTCATTGAGCTGGCCAGCAGCATTCTGTGTTCTTCAAGCTTCTTATTTCCTCATCCACTATCTGTTTGCTAGCCAGACTGGCCATGTGGGAGCCTTATTCTCGGCATTTCTAGCAATGCACTTAGCAGCTGGAGTCCCTGGTGTATTGGCGGCGCTTGCCTTGGCATATAATACAAATCTTTTTGGTGCTCTGACACATTATAGCAGTGGGCAGGCTGCTGTATATTATGGAG CGGGTTATATAGAGCTTCCTGATGTATTTAAATACGGCTTTGTTATCGCCTTGATTAATGCTTTGATATGGGGAGTAGTTGGAACCTTCTGGTGGAAATTTTTGGGTCTTTATTGA
- the LOC120262947 gene encoding homeobox-leucine zipper protein HOX4-like isoform X2: protein MKRRCLSSQPLGDGLLANDEDIINTTTLSFQPIITQQQQQQQQQHKQEDQEEDDEEEDNYSSEALSSHHHHHHHHHHQQQQPSMLSDKKRRLSPSQLHALEQSFDLDNKLDPDRKLRLSLDLSLQPRQVAVWFQNRRARFKTKQLERDFSSLRSSYNSLQLQLDSLRHQNHLLLSDIKELKRKLEEKQTTSKGGGGGGGGGSSDSDSSAIMNEKQKSEDQIKKGNENEDQVVRFAEEEEEMEEPCSSFFNDEQPPSLLSWYCSDWC, encoded by the exons ATGAAGAGAAGGTGTTTGAGCTCACAACCTTTGGGAGATGGTCTTCTTGCTAATGATgaag ACATCATCAACACAACAACACTCTCCTTCCAACCCATCatcacacaacaacaacaacaacaacaacaacaacataaacaAGAAGACCAAGAAGAagacgacgaagaagaagacaaCTACTCATCTGAAGCACTATCttctcaccaccaccaccaccatcatcatcatcatcaacaacaacaaccatcaaTGCTTTCAGACAAAAAACGCCGTCTTTCCCCATCCCAACTTCACGCTCTTGAACAAAGCTTCGACCTTGATAACAAACTCGACCCTGACCGCAAACTCCGTCTCTCTCTCGACCTCTCCCTCCAACCCCGCCAAGTCGCCGTCTGGTTCCAAAACCGCCGCGCCCGCTTCAAAACCAAACAACTCGAACGCGACTTCTCCTCTCTCCGCTCCTCCTACAACTCTCTCCAACTCCAACTCGACTCTCTCCGCCACCAAAACCATCTCCTCCTCTCCGAC atAAAAGAGCTCAAGAGAAAGCTTGAAGAGAAGCAAACAACGtccaaaggaggaggaggaggaggaggtggaggaTCGTCGGACAGTGATTCTAGTGCAATAATGAATGAGAAACAAAAGAGTGAAGATCAGATAAAGAAAGGGAATGAGAATGAGGATCAAGTTGTGAGATttgcggaggaggaggaggagatggaagAACCTTGTAGTAGTTTCTTCAACGATGAACAACCACCCAGTCTTCTTAGCTGGTATTGCTCTGATTGGTgttga